A genome region from Cytophagia bacterium CHB2 includes the following:
- a CDS encoding rhomboid family intramembrane serine protease, which produces MLPLRVYNPSFRLPLVNSLLLAVNLVVFFYLMALPGQEVTNLVLKYGAVPEKVWQGESWWSVLTAMFVHDVNRTPHIILNMLTLAIFGGNIEGALGHFRYLAFYLLGGLIA; this is translated from the coding sequence TTGCTTCCTCTTCGGGTTTACAATCCAAGTTTCCGTTTGCCGCTTGTCAACTCTCTGTTGCTTGCGGTCAATCTCGTGGTATTTTTTTATCTGATGGCATTACCCGGGCAGGAGGTGACTAATCTTGTGTTGAAATACGGCGCTGTGCCGGAAAAAGTATGGCAGGGAGAGAGTTGGTGGAGTGTGTTGACCGCGATGTTTGTGCATGATGTCAACCGTACGCCTCACATCATTCTGAATATGTTGACGCTGGCGATTTTTGGGGGCAACATCGAAGGCGCGCTGGGACATTTCCGGTACCTGGCTTTCTACCTACTCGGCGGCCTGATTGCCG